A stretch of [Clostridium] scindens DNA encodes these proteins:
- a CDS encoding NAD-dependent epimerase/dehydratase family protein, producing the protein MKAVVIGAAGHIGSYLVPMLIKAGYETVAITRTMSEPYEKDYAWEKAERVLLDRSKDTDFIATLKAMEPDIIVDLVNFNIEDTKKIVAAFQNTNLSHYLYCSSCWAHGMAEVLPFNADDLDKSPLDDYGKDKFSSEQYLKEQYRINGFPATIIMPGQISGPGWTIINPWGNTSMRVFQDIADGKEICLPNFGMEIIHHVHGYDVAQVFFKAITHRNVSLGESFDAEAEQSITLYGYAKHLYAFFGHEPKIKFLGWKEWCEYEGNPEECDHTYYHIARSGTFSIEKEKRLLEYQPKFTNLETIDLAVQSYIDRGLINVKK; encoded by the coding sequence ATGAAAGCAGTTGTTATAGGGGCTGCCGGTCATATTGGCTCATATCTTGTTCCTATGCTCATAAAAGCCGGATATGAAACGGTTGCTATTACCAGAACCATGTCTGAACCTTACGAAAAAGATTACGCATGGGAAAAGGCAGAGCGTGTTCTGCTTGACCGTTCCAAAGATACTGACTTTATCGCCACATTAAAAGCTATGGAGCCGGATATTATTGTTGACCTGGTAAATTTCAACATTGAGGACACCAAAAAGATAGTGGCAGCATTTCAGAATACGAATTTAAGCCATTATCTATACTGTTCTTCCTGCTGGGCGCATGGCATGGCAGAGGTTCTCCCGTTTAATGCGGACGATTTAGATAAATCCCCGTTGGACGATTACGGAAAAGATAAATTTTCCAGCGAACAGTATTTAAAAGAGCAGTACCGTATCAATGGATTTCCGGCTACTATCATTATGCCGGGACAGATTTCCGGGCCGGGGTGGACAATCATCAATCCGTGGGGCAATACTTCCATGCGTGTGTTTCAAGATATTGCCGACGGTAAAGAAATCTGTCTGCCAAACTTTGGCATGGAAATTATTCACCATGTCCACGGTTATGATGTGGCACAAGTTTTCTTCAAGGCAATCACACATAGGAATGTATCTCTTGGAGAATCTTTCGACGCAGAAGCGGAACAGTCCATTACGTTATATGGGTATGCAAAACACCTCTACGCCTTTTTCGGTCATGAACCAAAAATCAAATTCCTTGGCTGGAAAGAATGGTGTGAATATGAGGGCAATCCAGAGGAATGCGACCATACTTACTACCATATTGCCCGCAGCGGCACTTTCAGCATTGAAAAAGAAAAACGCCTATTGGAATACCAGCCTAAATTTACAAACCTTGAAACGATTGATTTAGCTGTGCAAAGCTATATTGACCGTGGGTTAATAAACGTAAAAAAATAG
- a CDS encoding transposon-encoded TnpW family protein, with amino-acid sequence MDLLLFIDCIICLRKKGGFSLTQNQTPVTTTEHKIGKVTYLVCSSASERATDTLDKKIKKLIRKDMELNPANARK; translated from the coding sequence GTGGACTTGCTGCTATTCATAGACTGTATTATATGTTTGCGAAAGAAAGGGGGATTTTCTTTGACGCAAAACCAGACGCCCGTTACCACAACGGAGCATAAAATCGGAAAAGTTACTTACCTTGTATGTTCGTCCGCAAGTGAACGCGCAACGGACACACTGGATAAAAAGATAAAGAAGCTCATTCGCAAGGACATGGAGCTGAACCCCGCAAACGCCCGGAAATAG
- a CDS encoding helix-turn-helix domain-containing protein, with translation MNGTNGNEPGYPEKALVPYPVILAATKGDPDAMKIVLQHFSGYIARLSMRKLYDERGNVYFGVDHDIRERLQAKLMMAVLTFKAEE, from the coding sequence ATGAATGGGACGAATGGTAACGAACCCGGCTACCCGGAAAAAGCCCTTGTTCCCTATCCTGTCATTTTGGCAGCGACAAAGGGCGACCCGGACGCTATGAAGATTGTCTTGCAGCATTTCAGCGGCTACATAGCCCGCCTCTCCATGCGGAAGCTGTACGACGAGCGCGGGAACGTCTATTTTGGCGTAGACCACGACATTCGGGAACGGCTGCAAGCAAAACTGATGATGGCTGTCCTCACCTTTAAGGCAGAGGAATAA
- a CDS encoding RNA polymerase sigma factor, which translates to MEPNRREFIKQCAFQKFCNTVLHNEACDAHKELHRHKAREITFSDLTLEEARQLHTFDEYFKGEIAFERAGKKITPKLLLEAIRTLPEEKRKAVLLYYFEGMNDTEIAELFDTSRSTIQYRRTSSFELLKKYLEENADEWDEW; encoded by the coding sequence GTGGAACCTAATCGCAGGGAGTTTATAAAACAGTGCGCTTTCCAGAAGTTTTGTAATACGGTACTGCACAATGAAGCGTGTGACGCTCACAAAGAGCTGCACAGGCATAAGGCAAGGGAGATTACCTTTTCCGACTTGACCTTAGAAGAAGCGCGGCAGCTTCATACCTTTGATGAATATTTCAAAGGGGAAATCGCCTTTGAAAGAGCCGGGAAGAAAATCACGCCGAAGCTGCTTCTTGAAGCAATCCGTACTTTGCCGGAAGAAAAGCGCAAAGCCGTACTCCTGTACTATTTCGAGGGAATGAACGACACCGAGATTGCGGAGCTGTTCGATACGTCGAGAAGCACGATACAGTACAGGCGGACAAGCTCTTTTGAGCTGCTAAAAAAATATCTGGAGGAAAATGCTGATGAATGGGACGAATGGTAA
- the rlmN gene encoding 23S rRNA (adenine(2503)-C(2))-methyltransferase RlmN yields the protein MKHLPKSTLTEILNDPYGFTYKEMSEVIGEDKARALYAELYKQPFHKKNLSISTKKVYKSSDTEKYVYELKDNRYIETVFIKRRDGGTVCVSTQVGCSVGCIFCESGRNGFVRNLTPSEIVQQVILIRQKVNRIVFMGMGEPLFNYDNLIAAIHILRDRNGLNFPTDGITVSTVGPVNQLKKLREEHLKIQLTISLHAATQAARNCIIPHMHMYAIEDVVKQALSYSQRHNRKVVFAYLLLPGINDRSSDIRQLAKWFKGKNVMINVLQYNPTSNSKIRAPQKQEMVAFKHQLEQTGLEVTMRVSHGREIKAACGQLANTYNKAKKQQK from the coding sequence ATGAAACACTTACCTAAAAGTACACTTACGGAAATATTGAATGACCCATACGGATTTACTTACAAAGAAATGTCGGAAGTAATTGGAGAGGATAAAGCAAGAGCCTTATATGCGGAATTGTATAAACAGCCATTTCACAAAAAAAATCTATCAATATCAACAAAAAAAGTCTATAAAAGTAGCGATACTGAAAAGTATGTTTATGAATTGAAAGACAACAGGTATATCGAAACGGTTTTTATTAAACGGCGAGATGGTGGGACTGTTTGCGTAAGTACGCAAGTTGGTTGTTCTGTTGGCTGTATTTTTTGTGAGTCCGGACGCAATGGTTTCGTTCGTAATCTAACACCATCTGAAATTGTGCAACAGGTCATATTGATACGTCAAAAAGTAAATCGTATCGTTTTTATGGGAATGGGAGAACCTTTATTCAATTACGACAACTTGATTGCAGCAATCCATATTCTTCGAGATAGAAATGGACTTAACTTTCCAACCGACGGCATTACCGTATCAACAGTTGGTCCAGTTAATCAATTAAAAAAATTGCGCGAAGAACATCTAAAAATTCAGTTGACAATATCTTTACATGCAGCAACACAGGCTGCGAGAAACTGCATCATTCCTCATATGCACATGTACGCTATTGAAGATGTTGTTAAGCAAGCATTGTCCTATTCACAAAGGCATAATCGAAAAGTGGTATTTGCGTATTTGCTTTTACCAGGTATAAATGACCGTTCCTCAGATATAAGGCAACTTGCAAAATGGTTTAAGGGCAAAAATGTTATGATTAACGTGCTGCAATACAACCCGACGAGTAATTCAAAAATTAGAGCACCACAAAAACAAGAAATGGTTGCGTTCAAACATCAATTAGAGCAAACAGGACTTGAAGTTACCATGAGAGTTTCTCATGGTAGAGAGATTAAAGCAGCTTGTGGACAGTTAGCTAATACATATAATAAAGCCAAAAAACAACAAAAATAA
- a CDS encoding cysteine-rich KTR domain-containing protein encodes MLEKYWIKCPICNGKTRVQVFYNTVLRNFPLFCPKCKLTHIIDVEKLEIIIKNSEKQKEGY; translated from the coding sequence ATGCTTGAAAAATATTGGATAAAATGTCCAATTTGTAACGGAAAGACGAGGGTTCAAGTATTTTATAATACGGTATTAAGAAATTTTCCTCTTTTCTGCCCTAAATGTAAATTAACACATATCATTGATGTTGAAAAATTAGAAATCATAATCAAAAACTCTGAAAAACAAAAGGAAGGATATTAA
- a CDS encoding helix-turn-helix transcriptional regulator gives MAKRPVPKYDFKAFGAAIKAARTGRKESRKKVSDEMFISPRYLANIENKGQHPSLQIFFELMLRYNISVDQFLLETPPEKNTQRRQLDALLDGMSDTGIRIVSATAKEIAEVETEGR, from the coding sequence ATGGCAAAAAGACCAGTACCGAAATACGATTTCAAGGCTTTTGGGGCAGCGATAAAGGCGGCGCGGACAGGGCGCAAGGAGAGCCGCAAGAAAGTGAGCGACGAAATGTTTATCTCGCCGCGCTACCTTGCGAACATTGAGAACAAGGGGCAGCACCCAAGTTTACAGATTTTCTTTGAGCTTATGCTCCGCTACAATATATCCGTAGACCAGTTTCTTTTGGAAACGCCGCCAGAGAAGAACACGCAGCGGCGGCAGCTTGACGCGCTTCTTGACGGTATGAGCGATACAGGCATACGGATTGTGAGCGCAACGGCAAAGGAGATAGCGGAAGTCGAAACAGAGGGCAGATAA
- a CDS encoding plasmid mobilization protein has product MNGRKRTVQIKFRVTEAERDLILEKMKLVPTRNMAAYLRKIAIDGYIIQIDHADIKAMTAEIQKIGVNVNQIARRVNATGNAYQEDIEEIKGVLAEIWRLQRLSLLKAL; this is encoded by the coding sequence ATGAACGGACGCAAAAGAACGGTGCAAATCAAATTCAGAGTGACGGAAGCGGAACGGGATTTAATACTGGAAAAAATGAAGCTCGTACCCACCCGGAACATGGCGGCATATCTGCGGAAGATTGCCATTGACGGGTATATCATTCAGATAGACCATGCCGATATAAAGGCAATGACCGCAGAGATACAGAAAATCGGTGTCAACGTCAACCAGATAGCACGCCGCGTAAACGCGACGGGGAACGCATACCAAGAGGACATAGAGGAAATAAAGGGGGTGCTTGCGGAGATATGGCGGTTACAAAGATTAAGCCTATTAAAAGCACTCTAA
- a CDS encoding reverse transcriptase domain-containing protein → MKPTTEILARISQNSLANKEEVFTKLYRYLLRPDIYFVAYKNLYANNGAATKGVNEDTADGFSEAKIDSIIKALADETYQPMPVRRTYIQKKNNRKKLRPLGIPTFTDKLVQEVLRMILEAVYEPIFLDVSHGFRPKRSCHTALKQLRREFNGTRWFVEGDIKGCFDNINHAVLVGLLNNKIKDARITKLIYKFLKAGYLENWQYHKTYSGTPQGGIISPLLANIYLHELDKFVMKLKSEFDTPGVGQITPEYRELHNEIKRLSHRLTKVTGEEREMVLAEYKPKRQKLMTIPCTAQTDKKLKYVRYADDFLIAVKGNREDCQWIKSKLAEFIGDTLKMELSEDKTLITHSSKCARFLGYDVRVRRSGKIKRGGPGHVKMRTLNGGVELLVPLNDKIRQFVFTKGVAIQKKDGSMFPVHRKYLVGLTDLEIVSVYNAELRGICNYYGMASNFCKLHYLAYLMEYSCLKTLASKHKTSLSKTIDKFNDGTGKWGIPYETKQGNKRRYFANYADCKGKGPATDYISNAAVVYGYAVNTLENRLKAKVCELCGTTESDHYEVHHINKLKNLKGKERWEIAMIAKHRKTLVVCRDCHRSIIHKK, encoded by the coding sequence ATGAAGCCAACAACGGAAATTTTAGCAAGAATCAGTCAAAACTCACTTGCAAATAAAGAAGAAGTATTTACAAAACTGTATCGCTATCTGTTGCGTCCTGACATTTACTTTGTGGCATACAAAAACCTGTATGCCAACAACGGTGCGGCAACAAAAGGAGTAAACGAGGATACGGCGGACGGTTTCAGTGAAGCCAAAATAGATAGTATTATCAAAGCATTGGCGGACGAAACCTATCAGCCCATGCCGGTGAGGCGAACCTATATCCAGAAGAAGAATAACCGCAAAAAGCTGCGTCCCTTAGGTATACCAACCTTTACTGACAAATTGGTGCAGGAAGTGTTGCGGATGATACTGGAAGCGGTATATGAACCTATCTTTCTGGATGTCTCCCACGGTTTTAGGCCAAAAAGAAGTTGTCATACGGCCTTAAAACAGTTGAGACGGGAGTTCAACGGTACGCGTTGGTTTGTTGAAGGCGACATCAAAGGTTGCTTTGACAACATCAACCACGCTGTTCTTGTAGGCTTGCTGAACAATAAAATCAAGGACGCTCGGATAACCAAGCTGATTTACAAATTCCTAAAAGCAGGATATTTAGAGAATTGGCAGTACCATAAGACGTACAGCGGTACACCGCAAGGCGGTATCATTTCTCCGCTACTCGCCAACATCTACCTGCATGAATTGGACAAGTTTGTAATGAAGTTGAAATCCGAATTTGACACGCCCGGAGTGGGACAAATCACACCTGAATACCGAGAGCTGCACAATGAAATCAAACGGCTATCCCACCGCTTGACGAAAGTAACAGGTGAGGAAAGGGAAATGGTGCTGGCAGAGTATAAGCCCAAACGTCAGAAACTGATGACCATTCCCTGCACTGCGCAGACCGACAAAAAACTGAAATATGTTCGGTATGCGGATGATTTTCTAATAGCAGTCAAGGGAAACCGTGAGGACTGTCAATGGATTAAGAGCAAACTGGCCGAGTTTATCGGAGATACACTGAAAATGGAACTCAGTGAAGATAAAACGCTCATAACCCATAGCAGTAAATGTGCAAGGTTCTTAGGCTATGATGTGCGTGTGCGCAGAAGCGGAAAAATAAAGCGGGGTGGCCCCGGTCATGTAAAAATGCGTACCCTCAATGGGGGTGTAGAACTGTTGGTGCCACTTAACGATAAAATCCGTCAATTCGTTTTCACTAAAGGTGTGGCGATACAGAAGAAAGATGGTTCCATGTTTCCAGTTCATCGGAAATATCTGGTTGGGCTCACAGACTTAGAAATCGTTTCAGTATACAATGCGGAGTTAAGAGGAATATGCAACTATTATGGTATGGCAAGCAACTTTTGCAAGCTGCACTATCTTGCCTACCTTATGGAATACAGTTGCTTAAAAACCCTTGCTTCAAAGCATAAAACCAGCCTATCCAAAACCATTGACAAGTTTAATGATGGCACAGGAAAATGGGGTATACCCTATGAAACGAAGCAGGGAAACAAAAGGCGTTACTTCGCAAATTACGCCGACTGCAAAGGCAAGGGCCCTGCTACGGATTACATCAGCAATGCTGCCGTTGTCTACGGATACGCAGTCAATACCCTTGAAAACCGGCTGAAAGCAAAGGTCTGTGAGTTATGCGGAACGACAGAGAGCGACCATTACGAGGTTCACCACATTAACAAACTCAAAAATCTCAAAGGCAAGGAACGGTGGGAAATCGCAATGATTGCCAAACACAGAAAAACGCTTGTGGTGTGCAGGGATTGCCACCGCAGTATTATCCACAAAAAGTGA
- a CDS encoding helix-turn-helix domain-containing protein — protein sequence MENQKMPEYETIRAAVAGEKWAVEKVVECYKDEIDRLSTVAVRQPDGSTKQEINEDMRQSITKKLIEALPQFPLEEMEKGNVR from the coding sequence ATGGAAAACCAGAAAATGCCGGAATATGAAACCATACGCGCCGCCGTTGCCGGGGAAAAATGGGCGGTGGAGAAAGTCGTGGAGTGCTACAAGGACGAAATCGACAGGCTATCGACGGTAGCGGTCAGACAGCCGGACGGAAGCACGAAACAGGAAATCAACGAAGATATGCGCCAGTCCATCACAAAGAAGCTGATAGAAGCCCTCCCGCAGTTCCCGCTTGAAGAAATGGAAAAGGGAAATGTCAGATAG
- a CDS encoding cysteine-rich VLP domain-containing protein — MNGVKRLTPPQSRKVNALVRRTCCNYDNGNCILLDDGDECVCPQLISYSLLCKWFRVAVLPADRLLYAELYQTGDKKKCTECGAFFASTSNSVKYCPVCRKRITRRQAAERMRKRRAPVTQ, encoded by the coding sequence ATGAACGGGGTTAAGCGGCTGACGCCGCCCCAGAGCCGGAAAGTCAACGCCCTTGTGCGCCGGACGTGCTGCAATTATGATAACGGGAACTGTATCTTACTGGACGACGGGGACGAGTGCGTATGTCCGCAGCTCATTTCCTATTCGCTTCTCTGCAAGTGGTTCCGGGTTGCGGTGCTTCCCGCCGACAGGCTGCTTTATGCGGAGCTTTACCAGACAGGGGATAAGAAGAAATGTACCGAGTGCGGCGCGTTCTTTGCGTCAACCTCTAACAGTGTCAAATACTGCCCCGTCTGCCGGAAACGTATCACCCGCAGACAAGCCGCCGAGCGCATGAGGAAAAGACGCGCCCCTGTTACGCAGTAG
- a CDS encoding transposon-transfer assisting family protein, with product MIRLTVEETNLLSIYNEGGKRALIENVNAALPYMDADMRELAKRTLSKVDALTEAEFAELPIYAADEV from the coding sequence ATGATTAGACTGACTGTTGAAGAAACAAACCTTTTGAGCATTTACAACGAGGGCGGCAAGCGGGCTTTGATTGAGAATGTCAACGCCGCGCTGCCCTACATGGACGCGGATATGCGGGAGCTTGCAAAGCGCACCCTTTCCAAAGTGGACGCTTTGACCGAAGCGGAATTTGCAGAGCTTCCCATTTACGCCGCTGATGAAGTATGA
- a CDS encoding antirestriction protein ArdA, producing MASLRDTVKDYQDELRDGIAWVAFWKQGRSWNAEYFHLDMDDTLYPEDRSRLEEIKSIDPAAVILNGYYCGYLGEDMSLDELTAGVRYHYENSMNDIDGFIGAHDDRLPPEVIEEARAAAHEAGLPFSEKPYRDGEDFNPYVFDGSMSIEDFELMHRMIEKERSEQMAEPILSGYLSNLGKYTEGRPAGEWVTFPTTAEHLKEVFDRIGIDFKHYEEWHFTEFQSTIPGLTEHLSEYSHPDELNYLGKLLEMQFDDDREKFIAAIEYGDHADSLQDIINLAQNLDCYWIYPSVHNEEEYGRYLVDELEEPELPEEAKKYFMYEEYGRDASINDDGMFTEKGYIYNNRNTFTEWYDGRDVPEEYRVTPQPPQPERPDPSKVEMDAAAPGQRTAQTAEQPQEPRPVIPIVLTSEKPAEKLKEITDRLEQGIAELFDSERYREYLKVMSKFHNYSFRNTVLIAMQKPDASLVAGFSAWKNNFERNVMKGQKGIKIIAPSPYKIKQEMQKIDPHTQKPVIGKDGKPVTEEKEVTIPAYKVVSVFDVSQTEGKELPDIAVDELTGDVDRYKDFFAALEKTSPVPIAFENIEGGSHGYYHLEDKRIAINEGMSELQTLKTAIHEIAHAKLHDIDLNAPKDEQQPHVDRRTREVEAESVAYTVCQHYGLDTSDYSFGYVAGWSSGRELSELKSSLETIRSAAAEIINSIDENLAELQKAQDKEQTAGQEQPTREGQEAAPEKPEPEAAAPGKSGAQEKAGAAPKEAFTPETIYRVRRNPYSDSRENSYLLQAYVTQENGRAKMGDVLYTGTPEKCRELMGQLKSGELTEGDVKQLYAKAQETAQTAGQDKDTFSIYQIKGGDETRDFRFEPYDRLQAAGNVVDRANYELVYSAPLAPETSLEDIYTCFNIDHPKDFKGHSLSVSDVVVLHQDGQDAAHFVDSVGFREVPEFLQEQKQLTPDDLETGETVKTPRGTFHVTAMSREQIEAAGYGFHHQSDDGKYLIMGNGTRAFAVAAEQAQRDNPLKTAEQTTEQNGNMIDGIINNTPTVDELEAKVKAGEQISLVDLANAVKADKERGKGAKPEKKPSIRAQLRADKEKAQKKNAKQKSQDLERS from the coding sequence ATGGCAAGTTTACGGGACACCGTAAAGGACTATCAAGACGAGCTTAGGGACGGTATCGCATGGGTGGCGTTCTGGAAACAGGGGCGTTCATGGAACGCGGAATATTTTCATCTTGATATGGACGATACGCTCTACCCGGAGGACAGGAGCCGGTTAGAGGAAATAAAAAGCATTGACCCCGCCGCCGTTATCTTAAACGGCTACTATTGCGGGTATTTAGGCGAGGACATGAGCCTTGACGAGCTGACCGCCGGAGTGCGTTACCACTACGAAAACAGCATGAACGACATTGACGGTTTTATCGGAGCGCATGACGACAGGCTTCCCCCGGAGGTTATCGAGGAAGCGAGGGCAGCCGCCCATGAAGCGGGGCTTCCCTTTTCCGAAAAGCCCTACCGGGACGGGGAGGATTTTAACCCCTATGTATTTGACGGGAGCATGAGCATTGAGGATTTTGAGCTTATGCACCGCATGATTGAAAAAGAAAGGAGCGAACAAATGGCAGAACCGATTTTAAGCGGCTATCTTTCCAATCTTGGGAAGTACACCGAGGGCAGACCCGCGGGCGAATGGGTGACATTCCCCACGACTGCCGAACATCTGAAAGAAGTCTTTGACCGTATCGGGATTGACTTCAAGCACTATGAGGAATGGCATTTCACAGAATTTCAATCCACTATCCCCGGCTTGACGGAGCATTTAAGCGAGTATTCCCACCCCGACGAGCTGAACTATTTAGGGAAGCTCTTGGAAATGCAGTTTGACGACGACCGGGAGAAATTCATTGCAGCCATTGAATACGGCGACCATGCCGACAGCTTACAGGACATTATCAACCTTGCACAGAACCTTGACTGCTACTGGATTTATCCGTCCGTCCACAATGAAGAAGAATACGGGCGTTATCTGGTTGATGAACTGGAAGAACCGGAACTTCCCGAAGAAGCGAAAAAGTATTTCATGTATGAGGAATACGGGCGGGACGCTTCCATTAACGACGACGGTATGTTTACCGAAAAGGGCTATATCTACAACAACCGCAACACCTTTACAGAATGGTACGACGGGCGCGACGTGCCGGAGGAATACCGGGTAACGCCGCAGCCCCCGCAGCCGGAAAGACCCGACCCGTCAAAGGTAGAAATGGACGCAGCCGCGCCGGGGCAGAGAACGGCGCAGACCGCAGAGCAGCCACAGGAGCCGCGCCCGGTTATCCCTATCGTGCTGACGAGCGAGAAGCCCGCCGAAAAGCTCAAAGAGATTACCGACCGTCTGGAACAGGGTATTGCGGAACTCTTTGACAGCGAGCGTTACCGGGAATATCTGAAAGTCATGTCAAAATTCCATAATTACAGCTTCCGAAACACCGTCCTTATCGCCATGCAGAAGCCGGACGCTTCCCTTGTGGCGGGCTTTTCCGCTTGGAAGAACAACTTTGAACGAAACGTGATGAAAGGGCAAAAGGGAATTAAAATCATTGCTCCGTCACCCTATAAAATCAAACAGGAAATGCAGAAAATCGACCCGCACACGCAGAAGCCCGTTATCGGCAAGGACGGGAAGCCCGTCACCGAGGAAAAGGAAGTCACCATACCCGCCTACAAGGTGGTATCCGTCTTTGACGTTTCCCAGACCGAGGGAAAGGAGCTGCCGGACATTGCGGTTGACGAGCTGACAGGCGACGTTGACCGCTACAAGGATTTTTTCGCAGCCCTTGAAAAGACTTCCCCCGTTCCTATCGCCTTTGAGAATATCGAGGGCGGCTCTCATGGCTACTACCACTTGGAGGACAAGCGCATTGCTATCAACGAGGGCATGAGCGAATTACAGACCTTAAAGACCGCTATTCACGAAATCGCCCATGCGAAGCTGCACGACATTGACCTCAACGCGCCAAAGGACGAGCAGCAGCCCCACGTTGACCGCCGCACCCGCGAAGTCGAAGCGGAAAGCGTCGCCTATACTGTCTGCCAACATTACGGGCTTGACACGTCGGACTACTCTTTCGGCTATGTCGCCGGGTGGAGCAGCGGGCGGGAGCTGTCCGAGCTGAAAAGCTCCCTTGAAACGATACGCAGCGCAGCCGCCGAGATTATCAATTCCATAGACGAGAACTTAGCGGAGCTGCAAAAGGCACAGGACAAGGAGCAGACCGCCGGACAGGAGCAGCCCACCAGAGAGGGACAGGAAGCCGCGCCGGAGAAGCCGGAGCCGGAAGCAGCCGCACCGGGAAAATCCGGCGCACAGGAAAAAGCGGGCGCAGCCCCGAAAGAAGCCTTTACCCCGGAAACGATTTACAGAGTGCGCCGGAACCCTTACAGCGACAGCCGGGAAAACAGCTACCTCTTGCAAGCCTATGTGACACAGGAGAACGGGCGGGCGAAAATGGGCGACGTGCTTTATACGGGAACGCCGGAGAAATGCCGCGAGCTTATGGGGCAGCTCAAAAGCGGCGAGCTGACCGAGGGCGACGTGAAGCAGCTTTACGCAAAGGCACAGGAAACGGCGCAGACCGCCGGACAGGACAAAGACACCTTTTCCATTTACCAGATAAAGGGCGGGGACGAAACAAGGGATTTCCGCTTTGAGCCTTACGACCGCCTGCAGGCGGCGGGGAATGTGGTTGACAGGGCGAACTATGAGCTTGTCTATTCCGCGCCCCTTGCGCCGGAAACTTCCCTTGAAGATATTTACACCTGTTTCAATATCGACCACCCCAAAGATTTTAAGGGACACAGCCTTTCCGTTTCCGACGTGGTAGTGCTTCATCAGGACGGACAGGACGCGGCGCATTTCGTTGACAGTGTAGGTTTTCGGGAAGTGCCGGAGTTTTTACAGGAGCAAAAGCAGCTTACCCCGGACGACTTGGAAACGGGCGAAACTGTCAAGACACCGAGGGGGACTTTCCATGTGACCGCCATGAGCCGGGAGCAGATAGAAGCCGCCGGATATGGCTTTCACCACCAGTCGGACGACGGAAAGTATCTGATTATGGGGAATGGGACGCGGGCGTTTGCCGTTGCCGCAGAACAGGCGCAGCGGGACAATCCCTTGAAAACCGCCGAGCAGACCACAGAGCAGAACGGGAACATGATTGACGGTATCATCAACAACACCCCCACCGTTGACGAACTGGAAGCAAAGGTAAAGGCGGGCGAGCAGATTTCCCTTGTTGACCTGGCTAACGCTGTCAAAGCCGACAAGGAGCGCGGCAAGGGAGCGAAGCCGGAAAAGAAACCCTCTATCCGGGCGCAGCTTAGAGCCGACAAGGAAAAGGCACAGAAGAAAAACGCAAAGCAGAAGTCACAGGACTTGGAAAGGAGCTGA